The window TGGTCGTGCAGCATCTCGGCCGCGGTGAGGCCGTCCATGTTCGGCAGGTCGACGTCCATGATCGCCACGTCCGGCCGGCACTCCAGTGCGGTCGGGACGATCAGGTCACCTCTGTCCACGACGGCGACGACTTCCAGGTCCGGCTCCAGTTCGAGCAACGCGACCAGTGCTCCCCGCACCATGTGCATGTCCTCGGCGAGGAGAATTCTGATCCCCCGATTGTCCACCTATCCCCCTTTTACCATCCCCCGAATGGTGTGCAATTCTTCAGAATTATCCATGAAATATCAGACCGCTGCGTCCGCCTCTCGGAGTGTGGACGGCGGATCCTCCGTGGGGGAGGAGAATTCCGGCCGTGCCCCTCGGCTTTCGGACGGGTCGTGTGCGCCCAGCTGCCCGCGGTACCCGCGCGCCACGAGCCGGACGTCGGCGAGCGCCTGGCGGGAGATGCAGAGCACGGTGGTCAGCTCGTCCCGCGCGGCCTCCGGTGCCTGCGGGAGCAGCCGGTGGATGAGCGCGCACTTCATCGTGACCGTGGACAGGCTCGATCCGAGCACCTCGTGCAGCTCGCGCTCCACGATCAGGCGCTCGCGGGCGACGGCCAGCCGCGCCAGCGCGCCCCGGGCTTCGTGCAGCTCGGTGACCAGCCGGTACAGCGCGGTGAAGCCGGAGATGACCAGGCCCGCCACCAGTGAGGAGTCGGCCAGGTAGACGATGTCGGACAGCGGTGTGCCGCCGGCCGCCGCCAGCGGCACGATCACCGCGACCGAGGCCGTACTGAGTGCCAGCCGGAGCTTGCCCGGCACGGTGATCAGGAGCGATGCGGCGAGGAAGCCGGCCATGGAGCCCCAGGGTCCGCCGAGCCACAGCAGGGGGGCGTAGGTGGCCGCGGCCTGGAGCCCGAGGGTGAGCGCCCGCACGTGCGGGGGCCAGGTGCGCGCGCGGCGCAGCGAGTGCAGCACCTGCAGCGCCACGACGACGGCGAAGCAGCCGAGGAAGGCGAGCGCGGCGGCCCCGGACCCGGCGATCTGCGCGGCGTTGATCACGGTGATGAGGCTGTAGCCGGCCAGCACGGCCACGAGCATGCTCCGTGCCATCCGGGGCGCCCAGTTCCGGGCGTCCCGCCCGTGGTCCTCGGGTTCGGGCTCGGCGCCCCGGTCGTCTCCCGGGCCCGTGGCGGTGGCCGGGGCGTGGGCGACGACCTCGAACCAGCCGTCGCCGGTCGGCCCGCTGCTCAGATCGCCGCCGACGCCGCGCAGCCGGGTCGCCAGGTTGCCGAGCCCGCTGCCGCCGCCCGCGATGGTGTCCGTACTGGCGTCCCCGACGCCGTCGTTGCGGATCCGCAGGGTCGCCGTCCCGCCGTCCAGGGAGGCGGTGATCGTGCAGTGCTGCGCCTTGCTGTGCCGCAGCGCGTTGGTGACGCTCTCGCGCAGCACGATCGCCAGTACGGTGTCCACCTCCCGCGGGAGCGGGCTGCAGCTCAGGTCGGCCCCGGCCTCGATCTGTGCGGCGGACAGCACCGAGAGCGCGGACTCGGTCTCGGCGGCCAGCGACATGTCGCGGTAGCCGGTCGCGACCAGGCGTACGTCGGCCAGCGCCTCGCTGGCGATGCCGAGCACCTCGGCGACCTCGGCCCCGGCCCGGTCGGGCGCGGACGGGAGCAGCCGGTAACCGAGTTCGGTCTTCAGTGCGATGGCCGACAGGCTGTAGCCGAGCAGGTCGTGCAGGTCGCCGGCGACGCGGAGGCGCTCCTGGACGACGGCCATTCCGGCCAGCGCGCGCCGGGTCTCGCGGATCTCGGCGACCAGACCGGACAGGGAGCTGACCCCGTAGATGATGAGGCTGGCGAGCAGCGTGGCGCCGATGCTGTAGACCGCGACGCCCGGACCGGCGATCGCGACGACGGCGGGGACGATGCCCGCGGTGACCGCGGCGTACAGGGGCCAGCGGAGCCGGCCGGGCACGGCCAGCAGCACCGAGCCGGCGAGGAGTCCGGCCATCGCGCCCCACGGCAGTCCGAGCCAGGGGAGCGGCAGGTAGGTGACCAGGGCCTGGGCGGTGAGGGTCGACGCGCGGACGCGGACGGGCCAGGTGCGGGGTCGCCGGGTGGAGTGTGCGAACTGCAGGGCGAGGACGGCCGCCAGGCACAGCCCCAATAAGATCAGCCGTGCGGGACCGGGATGCTCGTCGAGCACGCCGAGCACGGTGACGAGCGTGTGGCCGCCGAGGACTCCCAGCGTGACCAGGAGGGCCATGCGCGGCGCCTGCAGCCCGGACTCGTCCTCCTGGCCGTGCCCGTGGAGTGCGTCGAGCATCGGCGCGTGCCTCCTGGTCCGACCTGCGGTGACTGGGAGCGCGGGCAAGCGCCCGTCTACCCGCCCCTTGAATACCGCGGTGATCTTACCTGCGAAGCATCAGCTTGTCATGACCACAATCTTCAATTTTTCCGGCTTCTTTTTCCGCGTCAGATCGCCGCCATTGGTGGCCTTTCGGGTTCTAGAGGAAAAGTGGAATCGGGTTGAGATCCTCGTAACGGGTGGGTGAGTCGAGCCTGCCCAGCCGCACCGGTACGTCGAACAGACGGCCGGGCGCGAACCTGGCCCAGAAGTGCCGCAGACCCGGGACGATCACCTTCACCACCGGCAGCCCGAGGTCGGGCCGGGTCTGGTCGAGCACGAGCACCTCCAGACCGTGGCTCCGGGCCAGCGCGCAGAGGTGGTCCAGGTCGTCGCGCAGGTTGGCGCGCGGGACGTGGGCGTAGTCGGCTCGGGTGCGCGCGGGACGCTCGGGGTCGGGCACGAGGTAGGGCTGCGAGGCGACCGTCGCCCCGCGCAGCCAGTCGAGCAGGTGCCCGGGCAGCCCCGACGCGTAGCCGCCGGTCACGGCGGGCAGCATCTGGCCCAGCTCGGTGACGGCACGGCTCAGCGCGACGGCGGGATCGAGGTGCGCGCCGAAGCCGAGCATGATGTCCTCGGCCGGTGCGCCGACGCGGTGGGAGACCGCGGCCATGACCGGGATGCCCAGGTCGGCCGTCAGGTCGAGGACCCAGATCGTGCGGTCCAGTTCGCGGAACCGGTCGGGCAGGGCGGAGATCCACGGGTCGCCGAACGAGTCGAGGTCCACGCCGGCGTGGCGGGTCCGGTTGTACCACCACAGGGCGACGGCGTCCCGCTCGACCAGTTCGAGGAAGCCCTGCAGGATGGCGTCCTCGACGGTGCCGCCCGCGGCGTTGCCGTTGGAGTCGGCGACGATCGAGGCGGTCCCGTCGCCGCCGAAGTACAGCAGGTCGGTCGGCAGGAGCCGGTGCGTACCCCCGGTGAGCGACCAGACCGGCGTCCACTCGGTCTTGACGTCCTCGTCGAAAGGCTCGGGCACGTGCTGGAAGGGAATGCCCGGGGCATTCCACCGCTCGCGCTCCTGGTATTGGCGTGCGTCGAACTGCATGCATTCACCCGGATGGACGGCATCGGGCGCGAGGTCGCGGTAACTGCCGAGCACCGTGGCCTCGTCACCGAAGCGCGTCGCGCTGTACCGCTCGACCGCCTCGCACAGCGCGCTGACCCTGGCGTCCAGGTCGGTGCGCCCCTTGCCGCCGCTCTGCATGCGCAGTCCGGCACGGTACGAGCGCAGGTCGCAGTCGCTCAGGGCCAGGTTGGGCCCGGCCTTGTAGCAGTGCAGGAACGAGGGGCTGCGCGGGTCGCGGACCACCCGCTCGACGATGCCCGTGACGGGATCGGCGAGGTGGCCGTGGCGCTCCCACATCTGCTCGGCGGA of the Streptomyces sp. NBC_01294 genome contains:
- a CDS encoding sensor histidine kinase, with the protein product MLDALHGHGQEDESGLQAPRMALLVTLGVLGGHTLVTVLGVLDEHPGPARLILLGLCLAAVLALQFAHSTRRPRTWPVRVRASTLTAQALVTYLPLPWLGLPWGAMAGLLAGSVLLAVPGRLRWPLYAAVTAGIVPAVVAIAGPGVAVYSIGATLLASLIIYGVSSLSGLVAEIRETRRALAGMAVVQERLRVAGDLHDLLGYSLSAIALKTELGYRLLPSAPDRAGAEVAEVLGIASEALADVRLVATGYRDMSLAAETESALSVLSAAQIEAGADLSCSPLPREVDTVLAIVLRESVTNALRHSKAQHCTITASLDGGTATLRIRNDGVGDASTDTIAGGGSGLGNLATRLRGVGGDLSSGPTGDGWFEVVAHAPATATGPGDDRGAEPEPEDHGRDARNWAPRMARSMLVAVLAGYSLITVINAAQIAGSGAAALAFLGCFAVVVALQVLHSLRRARTWPPHVRALTLGLQAAATYAPLLWLGGPWGSMAGFLAASLLITVPGKLRLALSTASVAVIVPLAAAGGTPLSDIVYLADSSLVAGLVISGFTALYRLVTELHEARGALARLAVARERLIVERELHEVLGSSLSTVTMKCALIHRLLPQAPEAARDELTTVLCISRQALADVRLVARGYRGQLGAHDPSESRGARPEFSSPTEDPPSTLREADAAV
- a CDS encoding TOMM precursor leader peptide-binding protein, with amino-acid sequence MLADERQIGFRRHLRAEIVPGEAVYLVSPRGTTALSGTAIQRVAPLLDGSLTLAELRATAQMPAKELDGMLDRLAAAGLVGFRTGPQDAAAGAYWDLAGVGCPSDAAVNVVAFGGADAAAAERACRAAGLSCGPEAPFTLVVCDDYLDPALGEFNAARLADGRPWLPAKPYGAQLWIGPVFRPGTGPCWSCMAVRLRSHRRGETHVRRALGLAGPVRVPEASLTATRELGLQTAALEAAKWLAGLRDDNQNAVWTLDTLTLSATHHPVSLRPQCPDCGDPGLVSDRALRPVRPVSRPKGVAAGNGHRALSAEQMWERHGHLADPVTGIVERVVRDPRSPSFLHCYKAGPNLALSDCDLRSYRAGLRMQSGGKGRTDLDARVSALCEAVERYSATRFGDEATVLGSYRDLAPDAVHPGECMQFDARQYQERERWNAPGIPFQHVPEPFDEDVKTEWTPVWSLTGGTHRLLPTDLLYFGGDGTASIVADSNGNAAGGTVEDAILQGFLELVERDAVALWWYNRTRHAGVDLDSFGDPWISALPDRFRELDRTIWVLDLTADLGIPVMAAVSHRVGAPAEDIMLGFGAHLDPAVALSRAVTELGQMLPAVTGGYASGLPGHLLDWLRGATVASQPYLVPDPERPARTRADYAHVPRANLRDDLDHLCALARSHGLEVLVLDQTRPDLGLPVVKVIVPGLRHFWARFAPGRLFDVPVRLGRLDSPTRYEDLNPIPLFL